Below is a genomic region from Methanobrevibacter oralis.
TATGTTATGAACGTGTTTTTGTTATTATTTTCTTTTGTTGTTCTTATTCTTAATGCTTCATCTGTTTTAATAAAATCTACAATTGGACTATTAAAATATATGTCTTCTTGAAATTCTTTTTTACTTTTATTTGCACCGATTTTATTCAATTTATCTTCAATATCTTGAAAATTATCAATTTTAGCTTTTACTTCAACTTCTATCATTTTAATCCTCTTAAAACTTTAGTTACTAACTTATAACTTTAAAAAATTTATTCTTTTCATTTAAAAATTTTAAATATTAATTTTTTAAAATTTGATATATATAAATAAACATAACTTTATATAGTATTTAAATAATATTATTTATTAGTAAAAATTTAGTTGATATTTTTGTTTTCTTAAATTTTACTTACTACTTTTAATAACTTAATTGGAGGTTTTAAATTGACCGATGTTGAAATTAAAATTGAAAACATTGTTGCTTCTGCAAGCATAGGCAAAGATATTGTTTTAACTGAAGTGTCTGAAGCTTTGGAAGGGGTTAATTTTAATCGTGAACAGTTTCCAGGATTAGTATTCAAACTTAAAGATCCTAAAACCGCAGCATTAATTTTTAGCTCTGGTAAGCTTGTTTGTACTGGAGCAAAGTCTATTGATGATTCAAAATTAGCAATCAAAAAAACTGTAGACTTAATGAGGACTATTGACACCAAAATTCCTCATGAATTTGAAATTAAAATTCAAAATATTGTGGCATCTGCTAACTTGGAGTCCACATTAAATTTAGAAGCTGTAGCTTTAGAACTTGAGGACACAGAATACGAACCAGAACAATTTCCTGGTTTAGTATACAGATTATCTGATCCTAAAGTTGTTTTATTATTATTTGGCTCTGGTAAGGTTGTTTGTACTGGAGCTAAAACCCGTAGTGATGCTAAACTTGGTGTCGAAAGAGCTTACGATAGATTAAGTGAGCTAGATTTAATATAATTTGGTGGTATTATTGATTAAACTTGTAGTATTTGATTTAGATAACGTTATTATAGATGGAGAAGCAATCGATGAGATAGGGAAATTAGCAAATGTTGAAGAGGACATAGCTGAAATTACTGAAAAAGCTATGCAAGGTGAAATTGACTTTGAAACTTCTATTAACCAAAGAGTTAAGCTTCTTGAAGGAATTTCTATTGATGAAATTCAAAAAGTTGCTGATGAACTTCCATTAATGAATGGGGTTGCTGAAACTATAGCACGTTTAAAAGAAGAAAATTTAGATGTAGCTATCATTAGTGGTAGTTTTGATGTAGTAGCTGAAAAGGTTAAAAATAAACTTGGTATTGAAAAAGTTTATACTAATAGTTTCACAGTTGAAGATGGAAAATTAACTGGTGAAGTGACTGGTCCTTTAGTATCTGGTTCTAAACTTGATATTTTAAAAGATTATGTTGAAGATGCAGGAATTACTTTAGATGAAGTAGTTGCTGTTGGAGATGGCGCAAATGACATTTCCATGATTGAATCAGCTGGGTACGGAATTGCATTTAATGCAAAAGATTCTGTAAAAGAAATTGCTGATATTGTAGTAGATGAAAAAGACTTAACTAAAGTCTTAGATGAAATTCTTAATCAATTAACCACTGAAAAAGACATAGTAACTGTTGAAAAAGAAAAAACTGAAGACAAAAAGTCTAATTCTGGACTTCCTGAATCTAATTTTGTACTTGCAGACACCATAGCTGGTGTAAGAAGACAAAAAGATGAAAAAGAAGCTGAAATCTCCAAAATTGCTGATGAAAGAGAAGAATTCAATAAAATAGCTAAGGAACAACGTAAAATTCGTGATGAATTAAATGCATCATTAAAAGAAAACTTAAACAAAGCTATTGAGTTCAGAAATGAACGTAATGAAATTAACAAAGCTGTTGAAGCAGCTAAAAAAGCACGTAATAGTGTTAATGATAAAATTAAAAATATTGAATGGACTTCCGGTAAACGCGATAAAATTAAATTAGAAAATGAAATCAAAAAAATTGATAAAATTATTGAAACTCGCGTTTTAGATATTAAAAAAGAAAATCAGTTAGTTAAAAATGCTAATGATTTAAGAAAACAGTTAATGGAAATTCACGAAGACAAATCTGCTAAAGATGAAGCTCAAAAACTTAAAAAAGAATCTGAAAAAGAACATGAAAAAGTTATTGAATTTTCTGAAAAAGCACAAACTGCACATGAAGAAATGTTAAAATACTTCAGAAAAACTGATG
It encodes:
- the serB gene encoding phosphoserine phosphatase SerB → MIKLVVFDLDNVIIDGEAIDEIGKLANVEEDIAEITEKAMQGEIDFETSINQRVKLLEGISIDEIQKVADELPLMNGVAETIARLKEENLDVAIISGSFDVVAEKVKNKLGIEKVYTNSFTVEDGKLTGEVTGPLVSGSKLDILKDYVEDAGITLDEVVAVGDGANDISMIESAGYGIAFNAKDSVKEIADIVVDEKDLTKVLDEILNQLTTEKDIVTVEKEKTEDKKSNSGLPESNFVLADTIAGVRRQKDEKEAEISKIADEREEFNKIAKEQRKIRDELNASLKENLNKAIEFRNERNEINKAVEAAKKARNSVNDKIKNIEWTSGKRDKIKLENEIKKIDKIIETRVLDIKKENQLVKNANDLRKQLMEIHEDKSAKDEAQKLKKESEKEHEKVIEFSEKAQTAHEEMLKYFRKTDDIRTAADEAHKKFIEARQNAAAKHEEFKAILSDIHVINKKLGSNRPKKKKLDKKSSSESNKNREEKQKAEDIFKKFKEGGKVSTEELLLLQKYNIG
- a CDS encoding TATA-box-binding protein; translated protein: MTDVEIKIENIVASASIGKDIVLTEVSEALEGVNFNREQFPGLVFKLKDPKTAALIFSSGKLVCTGAKSIDDSKLAIKKTVDLMRTIDTKIPHEFEIKIQNIVASANLESTLNLEAVALELEDTEYEPEQFPGLVYRLSDPKVVLLLFGSGKVVCTGAKTRSDAKLGVERAYDRLSELDLI